One window from the genome of Streptomyces sp. WZ-12 encodes:
- a CDS encoding LCP family protein, whose amino-acid sequence MTESPDIPPERGRRRGRGAPGAGRPAQFPGWPARPVGRLASDRPGPPRTPPPRHHRWLRAAALALIVAVLASAGLGWAIWARLNGNIRADSATERELEKYESERPPAGPKNAQNILLIGSDNRGGGNGAYGEDTGTQRSDTTILLHLAANRRSATAVSIPRDLMAQVPHCRRSDGSESAPQVVQFNWAFAYGGAACAIRTVERMTSIRIDHHIIVDFIGFKNMVDAVHGVQVCLARPIRDEEAHVSLPAGRQTLGGEAALGYVRARKSLGNGSDTQRMARQQQFLAALVKKVQSNGVLLNPMRLYPVMDAATSSLTTDAGLASLRGMYELVRSMRSIPTSRVQFLTVPRTAYPSDPNRDQLVQPDADRLFAQLRKDRPVAVAPDPARTAADDKPSGRGGRPAPGASSVPSFPGSTAERGGCE is encoded by the coding sequence GTGACCGAGAGCCCCGACATCCCGCCCGAACGCGGTCGCCGTCGCGGGCGCGGGGCACCGGGCGCCGGGCGGCCGGCGCAGTTCCCCGGGTGGCCCGCGCGGCCCGTCGGCCGCCTGGCGTCCGACCGGCCGGGGCCGCCGCGCACCCCACCACCGCGGCATCACCGTTGGCTGCGGGCCGCGGCGCTGGCGCTGATCGTCGCGGTGCTCGCCTCGGCCGGGCTGGGCTGGGCGATCTGGGCCCGGCTCAACGGCAACATCCGGGCCGACAGCGCGACCGAACGGGAGTTGGAGAAGTACGAGTCGGAGCGGCCGCCGGCGGGCCCGAAGAACGCGCAGAACATCCTGCTGATCGGCTCCGACAACCGGGGCGGCGGGAACGGCGCGTACGGGGAGGACACCGGCACCCAGCGCTCGGACACCACGATCCTGCTGCACCTGGCGGCGAACCGGCGCAGCGCCACCGCGGTGAGCATCCCGCGCGACCTGATGGCCCAGGTGCCGCACTGCCGGCGGTCCGACGGGTCGGAGTCGGCGCCCCAAGTGGTGCAGTTCAACTGGGCGTTCGCCTACGGCGGGGCGGCCTGCGCGATCCGCACGGTGGAGCGGATGACCTCGATCCGGATCGACCACCACATCATCGTGGACTTCATCGGCTTCAAGAACATGGTGGACGCGGTGCACGGCGTCCAGGTGTGCCTGGCGCGGCCCATCCGGGACGAGGAGGCGCACGTGTCGTTGCCGGCCGGTCGGCAGACGTTGGGCGGGGAGGCGGCGCTCGGTTATGTGCGGGCCCGCAAGAGCCTGGGCAACGGCAGCGACACCCAACGGATGGCGCGGCAACAGCAGTTCCTGGCCGCATTGGTGAAGAAAGTGCAGAGCAATGGCGTGCTGCTCAATCCGATGCGGCTGTATCCGGTGATGGATGCCGCGACGAGTTCGCTCACGACCGATGCCGGACTGGCTTCGCTTCGGGGGATGTACGAATTGGTCCGGAGCATGCGCTCCATTCCCACCTCGCGGGTGCAGTTTCTGACCGTGCCGCGCACCGCGTACCCCAGCGACCCGAATCGCGATCAACTGGTGCAGCCCGACGCGGACCGGTTGTTCGCGCAATTGCGCAAGGATCGACCGGTCGCGGTGGCGCCGGATCCCGCCCGCACCGCCGCGGACGACAAGCCGTCCGGGCGCGGCGGACGGCCGGCGCCGGGGGCGAGTTCGGTGCCGTCCTTTCCCGGAAGTACCGCGGAACGCGGCGGCTGCGAATAA
- a CDS encoding coenzyme F420-0:L-glutamate ligase, with amino-acid sequence MTGTAPEPGYRVWALPGIPEVRPGDDLVKLIAAATTAEGATQLADGDVVVVTSKIVSKAEGRIIEATDREAAIDSETVRVVARRGTLRIVENPQGLVMAAAGVDASNTPAGTVLLLPLDADASARALRAGLRETLGVDVGVLISDTFGRPWRSGLTDVAIGAAGVRVLDDLRGGTDAYGNPLSATIVATADELTAAGDLVKGKATALPVAVVRGLPHVVAEEAETDEGEVPGARALVRDAENDMFRLGTSEAVREAVTLRRTVREFTDDPVDPGAVRRAVAAALTAPAPHHTAPWRFVLLESAESRTRLLDAMRDAWVADLRADGKSQESIAKRVRRGDVLRNAPYLAVPCMVLDGSHAYPDARRAAAEREMFVVAHGAGIQNFLVALAGERLGSAWISSTMFCRDVVREVLELPAEWEPMGAVAIGRPAAPPRERPARPVDGFVTVR; translated from the coding sequence ATGACCGGGACGGCTCCGGAGCCCGGCTACCGGGTGTGGGCACTGCCGGGGATCCCCGAGGTGCGGCCGGGCGACGACCTCGTGAAGCTGATCGCGGCCGCCACGACGGCCGAGGGCGCGACCCAACTCGCCGACGGCGACGTGGTGGTGGTCACCTCGAAGATCGTCAGCAAGGCCGAGGGGCGGATCATCGAGGCCACCGACCGCGAGGCGGCGATCGACTCCGAGACGGTGCGGGTGGTGGCCCGCCGCGGCACCCTGCGGATCGTGGAGAACCCCCAGGGTCTGGTGATGGCCGCGGCCGGCGTGGACGCCTCCAACACCCCTGCCGGCACGGTGCTGTTGCTGCCCCTGGACGCCGACGCCTCGGCCCGCGCGCTGCGCGCCGGGCTGCGCGAGACGCTCGGCGTGGACGTCGGGGTGCTGATCAGCGACACCTTCGGGCGGCCGTGGCGCAGCGGGCTCACCGACGTCGCCATCGGGGCGGCCGGGGTGCGGGTCCTGGACGACCTGCGCGGCGGCACCGACGCGTACGGCAATCCGCTCAGCGCCACCATCGTGGCCACCGCCGACGAACTGACCGCCGCGGGCGACCTGGTGAAGGGCAAGGCGACCGCGCTGCCGGTGGCGGTGGTGCGCGGGCTGCCGCACGTCGTGGCCGAGGAGGCGGAGACCGACGAGGGGGAGGTGCCGGGGGCCCGGGCGCTGGTGCGCGACGCCGAGAACGACATGTTCCGGCTGGGCACCTCCGAGGCCGTACGGGAGGCGGTGACGCTGCGGCGCACGGTGCGGGAGTTCACCGACGATCCGGTGGACCCGGGCGCGGTGCGGCGCGCGGTGGCGGCGGCGCTGACCGCGCCAGCGCCGCACCACACCGCGCCGTGGCGGTTCGTCCTGCTGGAGTCGGCGGAATCCCGGACCCGGCTGCTGGACGCGATGCGGGACGCCTGGGTGGCGGACCTGCGCGCGGACGGGAAGTCGCAGGAGTCCATCGCCAAGCGGGTGCGCCGCGGCGACGTGCTGCGCAACGCGCCGTACCTGGCGGTGCCGTGCATGGTGCTGGACGGGTCGCACGCCTACCCGGACGCGCGGCGCGCCGCCGCCGAGCGCGAGATGTTCGTCGTCGCGCACGGCGCGGGCATCCAGAACTTCCTGGTGGCGCTGGCCGGTGAGCGGCTGGGGTCGGCGTGGATCTCCTCGACGATGTTCTGCCGGGACGTGGTCCGGGAGGTGCTGGAACTGCCGGCGGAATGGGAGCCGATGGGGGCGGTGGCGATCGGGCGGCCGGCGGCGCCGCCCCGGGAGCGGCCGGCGCGGCCGGTGGACGGCTTCGTCACCGTCCGCTGA
- a CDS encoding peptidoglycan recognition protein family protein, with the protein MRPFLATCLGAACTAALALPPAPAAARPAAAPGTARARGLPGATQSLPLDALGRAAPRTSAAPRRPVVRELTTRRVRPFSLVGVVWDDASVALQGRAQVRTRARGSGTWSGWQELTNASDDAPDPGAEEARDGSAARGSTAPLWVGASDAVQLRLTLTPGTDPAKGADAASVAVRAPVVLPHGLRLELVDPGPNTSALRGEPPVSPEAAASSAANAPLAAPGATEIPAADQAAARADIAAAGEPTPNGPAYIGARPRIVTRAGWGADERLREARFVYTHAVRAAFVHHSATGNNYTCAQAPLVIRALYRFHVKSSHWRDIGYNFLIDKCGTVYEGRAGGVAKPVLGAHTLGFNNDSTGIALLGTFQKTAPPPPAVEALGRLAAWKLGLHSADPRGSTPMTSTGGNLYRKGMVVRQHVISGHRDGFKTECPGALLYADLPAIRQTAARLQGR; encoded by the coding sequence ATGCGCCCCTTCCTCGCGACCTGCCTCGGCGCCGCGTGCACGGCCGCCCTCGCCCTGCCCCCCGCCCCGGCCGCCGCGCGCCCCGCCGCCGCGCCCGGCACGGCGCGGGCCCGTGGCCTACCGGGCGCCACCCAGTCACTCCCGTTGGACGCCCTCGGCCGGGCCGCCCCGCGCACCTCGGCCGCCCCACGGCGGCCCGTCGTCCGGGAACTGACGACCCGCAGGGTGCGCCCGTTCTCCCTCGTCGGCGTCGTCTGGGACGACGCCTCGGTGGCGCTCCAGGGCCGGGCCCAGGTCCGCACCCGGGCCCGCGGCAGTGGCACCTGGTCCGGCTGGCAGGAGCTGACCAACGCCAGCGACGACGCCCCCGACCCGGGTGCCGAGGAGGCCCGCGACGGCAGCGCGGCGCGCGGCAGCACCGCCCCGCTGTGGGTCGGCGCCAGCGACGCGGTCCAACTGCGCCTCACCCTCACCCCGGGCACCGACCCGGCCAAGGGCGCCGACGCCGCGTCCGTCGCCGTGCGCGCCCCCGTCGTCCTGCCGCACGGCCTGCGGCTCGAACTCGTCGACCCCGGCCCCAACACCTCAGCCCTGCGCGGCGAACCGCCCGTCAGCCCCGAGGCCGCCGCCAGCTCCGCCGCCAACGCGCCGCTGGCCGCACCGGGCGCCACCGAGATCCCCGCCGCCGACCAGGCCGCCGCCCGGGCCGACATCGCCGCCGCCGGCGAACCCACCCCCAACGGGCCGGCGTACATCGGCGCCCGCCCCCGCATCGTCACCCGGGCCGGCTGGGGCGCCGACGAACGGCTCCGCGAGGCCCGCTTCGTCTACACCCACGCCGTCCGCGCCGCCTTCGTCCACCACAGCGCCACCGGCAACAACTACACCTGCGCGCAGGCCCCTTTGGTGATCCGCGCGCTGTACCGCTTCCACGTCAAGAGCAGCCACTGGCGCGACATCGGCTACAACTTCCTGATCGACAAGTGCGGAACCGTCTACGAGGGCCGCGCCGGCGGCGTCGCCAAGCCGGTCCTCGGCGCGCACACCCTCGGCTTCAACAACGACAGCACCGGCATCGCCCTGCTGGGCACCTTCCAGAAGACCGCGCCGCCGCCGCCCGCCGTCGAGGCGCTCGGCCGGCTGGCGGCCTGGAAACTGGGCCTGCACAGCGCCGATCCGCGCGGCAGCACCCCGATGACGTCCACCGGCGGCAACCTCTACCGCAAGGGCATGGTCGTCCGACAGCACGTCATCTCCGGCCACCGGGACGGCTTCAAGACCGAATGCCCCGGTGCCCTGCTCTACGCCGACCTCCCGGCGATCCGCCAGACCGCGGCCCGCCTCCAGGGCCGCTGA
- a CDS encoding DNA-3-methyladenine glycosylase family protein: MPARTWVPPGPYDLHRTLGVLRRGPGDPAFAVRGDEVWRASRTPAGPGTLRLVARPAEGTVAATAWGPGAQWLLEKLPELLGECDEPEQLTARHRVVHEARRRHPGVRLARTGLVLESLIPSVLEQKVTSDEAYRAWRLLLQRHGTPAPGPWDRLRVMPDPRAWALIPSWEWHRAGVDAKRSSAIVRAVRAAARMEQAASMELADATRRLTAIPGIGPWTAAETLQRALGAPDALTVGDLHLPNIIGYALTGRRGTTDEEMLKLLAPYEGQRHRAARLILLSGLVPPRRAPRFPVGDIARL, translated from the coding sequence ATGCCCGCCCGCACCTGGGTACCGCCCGGCCCGTACGACCTGCACCGCACCCTCGGGGTGCTGCGCCGCGGCCCCGGCGACCCCGCGTTCGCGGTCCGCGGCGACGAGGTCTGGCGCGCCTCCCGCACCCCCGCCGGCCCCGGCACCCTGCGCCTGGTCGCCCGCCCCGCCGAGGGGACGGTCGCGGCGACGGCCTGGGGCCCGGGCGCGCAGTGGCTGCTGGAGAAGCTGCCGGAGCTGCTGGGCGAGTGCGACGAGCCGGAGCAACTGACCGCCCGGCACCGGGTCGTGCACGAGGCGCGCCGCCGCCACCCCGGCGTCCGGCTCGCCCGCACCGGCCTGGTCCTGGAGTCGCTGATCCCCTCGGTGCTGGAGCAGAAGGTCACCAGCGACGAGGCCTACCGCGCCTGGCGGTTGCTGCTCCAGCGGCACGGCACGCCCGCCCCCGGCCCCTGGGACCGGCTGCGGGTGATGCCCGACCCGCGCGCCTGGGCGCTGATCCCGTCCTGGGAGTGGCACCGCGCGGGCGTCGACGCCAAGCGGTCGTCGGCGATCGTGCGCGCCGTCCGGGCCGCGGCGCGGATGGAACAGGCCGCGTCGATGGAGCTCGCCGACGCCACCCGCCGGCTGACCGCGATCCCCGGCATCGGCCCGTGGACGGCCGCCGAGACCCTCCAGCGCGCCCTGGGCGCCCCCGACGCGCTCACCGTCGGCGACCTGCACCTGCCGAACATCATCGGCTATGCGCTGACCGGCCGCCGCGGCACCACCGACGAGGAGATGCTCAAGCTCCTCGCGCCCTACGAGGGCCAACGGCACCGCGCGGCCCGGCTGATCCTGCTCTCCGGCCTCGTCCCGCCGCGCCGCGCCCCACGCTTCCCGGTGGGCGACATCGCCCGGCTGTGA
- a CDS encoding cysteine dioxygenase, with protein MNSDVQIAGDPLAIPHLLPPVPAHPSTVAGFAGLARSIAADRDAWAPLVRYDATTRWYHRLRTGPQYEVWLLSWLPGQGSGRHDHGPSSGVLTVLEGELTEHTADGPRGLTAGNQQVFAPGYVHEVVNDALVPAVSLHVYFPGLTEMPMRPRGRLRPAGAAPAQEPAAN; from the coding sequence ATGAACAGCGACGTCCAGATCGCCGGCGACCCGCTCGCCATCCCCCACCTGCTGCCGCCCGTCCCCGCCCACCCCAGCACCGTCGCCGGCTTCGCGGGCCTGGCCCGCTCGATCGCCGCCGACCGCGACGCCTGGGCACCCCTGGTCCGCTACGACGCCACCACCCGCTGGTACCACCGGCTGCGCACCGGCCCCCAGTACGAGGTGTGGCTGCTGAGCTGGCTGCCCGGGCAGGGCAGCGGCCGGCACGATCACGGGCCGTCGTCGGGCGTACTGACCGTCCTGGAGGGCGAGTTGACCGAGCACACCGCGGACGGGCCGCGCGGCCTGACGGCCGGGAACCAGCAGGTCTTCGCCCCCGGTTACGTCCACGAGGTCGTCAACGACGCGCTGGTGCCGGCCGTCAGCCTGCACGTCTACTTCCCGGGCCTGACCGAGATGCCGATGCGTCCGCGCGGCCGCCTCCGTCCGGCCGGGGCGGCCCCCGCGCAGGAGCCCGCGGCCAACTGA
- a CDS encoding nucleotidyltransferase family protein — protein sequence MTEAILLVGGKGTRLRPLTVHTPKPMVPAAGVPFLTHQLARARAAGVEHVVMATSYLAEVFEPYFGDGSALGLHLEYVTEVEPLGTGGAIRNVASRLHSAPDDPVLIFNGDILTGLDIRALVDTHRTAGADVSLHLTRVEDPRAFGLVPTDDTGRVTAFLEKPQTPEEIVTDQINAGAYVFNRSVIDTIPTGRPVSVERETFPGLLADGAHLQGMVDSTYWLDLGTPQAFVRGSADLVQGRAPSPAVPGRCGDRLVLEGAEVAPDAKLTGGTAVGPTARIGAGAQVDGSTVLDGAVIEEGARIHDSLIGAGARIGARTVLDGAVIGDGAVVGADNELRGGIRIWCGAEIPAGAVRFSSDQ from the coding sequence GTGACCGAAGCGATCCTCCTGGTCGGCGGCAAGGGCACCCGGCTGCGCCCGCTGACGGTGCACACGCCCAAGCCCATGGTCCCGGCCGCCGGCGTGCCCTTCCTCACCCACCAGCTCGCGCGCGCCCGCGCCGCCGGCGTCGAACACGTCGTGATGGCCACGTCCTACCTCGCCGAGGTCTTCGAGCCGTACTTCGGCGACGGCTCCGCGCTCGGCCTGCACCTCGAATACGTCACCGAGGTCGAGCCCCTGGGCACCGGCGGCGCCATCCGCAACGTCGCCTCGCGGCTGCACTCGGCCCCCGACGACCCGGTGCTGATCTTCAACGGCGACATCCTCACCGGCCTCGACATCCGCGCCCTGGTCGACACCCACCGCACCGCCGGTGCCGACGTCTCCCTGCACCTCACCCGCGTCGAGGACCCGCGCGCCTTCGGGCTGGTCCCCACCGACGACACCGGCCGGGTCACCGCCTTCCTGGAGAAGCCGCAGACCCCCGAGGAGATCGTCACCGACCAGATCAACGCCGGCGCCTACGTCTTCAACCGGTCGGTCATCGACACCATCCCCACCGGCCGCCCGGTCTCCGTCGAGCGCGAGACCTTCCCCGGCCTGCTCGCCGACGGCGCCCACCTCCAGGGCATGGTCGACTCCACCTACTGGCTGGACCTCGGCACCCCGCAGGCGTTCGTCCGCGGCTCCGCCGACCTGGTCCAGGGGCGCGCCCCGTCCCCGGCCGTCCCCGGCCGCTGCGGCGACCGCCTGGTCCTGGAGGGCGCCGAGGTCGCCCCGGACGCCAAGCTGACCGGCGGCACCGCCGTCGGCCCCACCGCCCGGATCGGGGCCGGCGCCCAGGTGGACGGCAGCACCGTCCTGGACGGCGCGGTCATCGAGGAGGGCGCCCGGATCCACGACTCGCTGATCGGCGCCGGGGCCCGGATCGGGGCCCGTACCGTCCTGGACGGCGCGGTGATCGGCGACGGCGCGGTGGTCGGCGCCGACAACGAACTGCGCGGCGGCATCCGCATCTGGTGCGGCGCCGAGATCCCGGCCGGCGCGGTCCGCTTCTCCTCCGACCAGTGA
- the cofD gene encoding 2-phospho-L-lactate transferase has product MRIVVLAGGIGGARFLRGLKAAAPDADVTVIGNTGDDIHLFGLKVCPDLDTVMYTLGGGINEDQGWGRANETFRVKEELAAYGVGPEWFGLGDRDFATHIVRTQMLGAGYPLSAVTEALCDRWQPGVRLLPMSDDRVETHVAVEDENGERKAVHFQEYWVRMRASVPALAVVPVGAEEAKPAPGVLEALAEADVILFPPSNPVVSVGTILAVPGVREAVAASGAPVVGLSPIVGDAPVRGMADKVLEAVGVRSTAAAVAQHYGAGLLDGWLVDDVDAGAVAEVEAAGIRCRAVPLMMTDLDATAAMAREALALAAEVRA; this is encoded by the coding sequence ATGCGCATTGTGGTTCTGGCCGGCGGTATCGGCGGCGCCCGCTTTCTGCGGGGACTGAAGGCAGCGGCTCCGGACGCGGACGTCACCGTCATCGGCAACACCGGTGACGACATCCATCTGTTCGGGCTGAAGGTGTGTCCGGACCTGGACACCGTGATGTACACGCTCGGCGGCGGCATCAACGAGGACCAGGGCTGGGGACGGGCCAACGAAACGTTCCGGGTGAAGGAGGAGTTGGCCGCGTACGGCGTCGGGCCGGAGTGGTTCGGGCTGGGCGACCGGGACTTCGCCACCCACATCGTGCGGACCCAGATGCTGGGCGCCGGCTATCCGTTGAGCGCCGTCACCGAGGCGCTCTGCGACCGTTGGCAGCCGGGCGTGCGGCTGCTGCCGATGTCCGACGACCGGGTCGAGACCCATGTGGCCGTCGAGGACGAGAACGGCGAGCGCAAGGCGGTGCACTTCCAGGAGTACTGGGTGCGGATGCGGGCCTCGGTGCCGGCGCTGGCCGTGGTGCCGGTCGGCGCCGAGGAGGCCAAGCCGGCGCCCGGCGTGCTGGAGGCGCTCGCCGAGGCCGACGTGATCCTCTTCCCGCCGTCCAACCCGGTCGTCAGCGTCGGCACGATCCTGGCCGTGCCGGGCGTCCGGGAGGCCGTCGCGGCGTCCGGGGCGCCGGTCGTCGGGCTGTCGCCGATCGTCGGGGACGCGCCGGTGCGCGGGATGGCGGACAAGGTGCTGGAGGCGGTCGGCGTCCGGTCGACCGCGGCGGCGGTGGCCCAGCACTACGGCGCGGGCCTGTTGGACGGCTGGCTCGTGGATGACGTGGACGCCGGCGCGGTGGCCGAGGTCGAGGCGGCGGGGATCCGTTGCCGGGCGGTGCCGCTGATGATGACCGACCTGGACGCGACCGCGGCGATGGCCCGCGAGGCGCTGGCGCTGGCCGCGGAGGTGCGGGCATGA
- a CDS encoding TIGR03089 family protein encodes MNATDRTPADLLGSALAADPGRPLLTFYDDATGERVELSVATFANWVAKTANYLQGDLAAEPGDRLALLLPAHWQTAVWLLACASVGVVADVGGDPGAADLVVSGPDTLDAARACSGERVALALRPLGGRFPQPPAGFADYAVEVPGQGDRFAPFVPVDPGAPALVVDGEELTGAGIGRRALADAAAAGLPAAPRVLSGLAYDTWRGLSFGLYAPLAAGGSVVLCRHPERAADEALAARAATEKVTFTAPRS; translated from the coding sequence ATGAACGCCACCGATCGCACCCCTGCCGACCTGCTGGGTTCCGCGCTGGCCGCGGACCCGGGCCGCCCGCTGCTGACCTTCTACGACGACGCCACCGGCGAGCGGGTGGAACTGTCCGTCGCGACCTTCGCCAATTGGGTGGCGAAGACCGCCAACTACCTCCAGGGCGATCTGGCCGCCGAGCCCGGCGACCGGCTCGCGCTGCTGCTGCCCGCGCACTGGCAGACCGCCGTGTGGCTGCTGGCCTGCGCCTCGGTGGGGGTGGTCGCGGACGTCGGCGGCGACCCGGGCGCGGCCGACCTGGTCGTCAGCGGCCCCGACACCCTCGATGCGGCGCGGGCCTGTTCCGGGGAGCGGGTGGCGCTGGCGCTGCGCCCGTTGGGCGGCCGGTTCCCGCAGCCGCCGGCGGGCTTCGCGGACTACGCGGTGGAAGTCCCGGGCCAGGGCGACCGGTTCGCCCCGTTCGTGCCGGTGGATCCGGGGGCGCCGGCGCTGGTCGTCGACGGCGAGGAGCTGACCGGTGCCGGGATCGGTCGGCGGGCGCTGGCCGACGCCGCGGCGGCCGGGTTGCCGGCGGCGCCCCGGGTGCTGTCGGGGCTGGCGTACGACACCTGGCGGGGGCTGTCGTTCGGGCTGTACGCGCCGCTGGCGGCGGGCGGCTCGGTGGTGCTCTGCCGGCACCCGGAGCGGGCGGCCGACGAGGCGCTGGCGGCCCGGGCGGCCACCGAGAAGGTGACCTTCACCGCGCCGCGTTCCTAA
- a CDS encoding WhiB family transcriptional regulator, translated as MTELFQELLVEEADEELGWQERALCAQTDPESFFPEKGGSTREAKKVCLACEVRSECLEYALANDERFGIWGGLSERERRRLKKAAV; from the coding sequence ATGACCGAGCTGTTCCAGGAATTGCTGGTCGAGGAGGCGGACGAGGAGCTCGGCTGGCAGGAGCGCGCACTGTGCGCCCAGACCGACCCCGAGTCCTTCTTCCCGGAAAAGGGTGGCTCCACCCGCGAGGCCAAGAAGGTCTGCCTCGCCTGCGAAGTCCGGTCCGAGTGCCTCGAATACGCCCTCGCCAACGACGAGCGCTTCGGTATCTGGGGCGGTCTGTCCGAGCGCGAGCGCCGCCGCCTGAAGAAGGCCGCCGTCTGA
- a CDS encoding LCP family protein, translated as MDAQGRGQAGDNNVDPADQWVFDPNTGNYELRLDPSGRGPARPVDRKAPGRRAEGDPGAADGDTDTRPLPVQRAGQKAETDGDDEAPKGGRAARRAAARSGSAAVAGAAAGRRRPKPKRSAKRKALYWTAGVVGFVLVAGCGTAYVLLQQLDGNIKKVDVGEENSAVTDGPVNLLVIGTDARTGKGDTGYGDTGSLGHADTTILIHVSKDRSNASALSIPRDLITDIPDCPTKQPDGSTKVIPGQQQVRFNTSLGQEGRDPGCTWRTVEKLTGLKVNHFMMADFNAVKDLSDAVDGVEVCAGKDINDPKSHLKLTAGRHVVKGEQALAFVRTRHAVGTGSDLSRIELQQQFVGSLIRKLKSSTFSSPGKLLDVAQAATKALTVDTGIGSASKLLGFGNDLKQVDLEKITFATVPVLDNPRDKATVVLDTAKADPLFKMVQQDHPLAKGAGKGGGAKKDAAPVKKAPPELVRVDVSNGGGPFGAAQETVDWLQNSKAARLSTNAGNAPEKLAATRLEYAPNQADQAATLAEWMGLPKSALKKTGADAGARVPMKLVLGKDFTAPGSPIEAPDETPDGVQHVSAGDKNICAK; from the coding sequence GTGGACGCGCAAGGCCGTGGGCAGGCGGGCGACAACAACGTCGACCCCGCTGATCAGTGGGTGTTCGATCCGAACACCGGCAACTACGAGTTGCGGCTCGACCCGTCGGGTCGGGGCCCGGCTCGGCCCGTCGACCGCAAGGCGCCCGGCAGACGTGCCGAGGGGGATCCCGGCGCGGCGGACGGTGACACCGACACCCGTCCGCTACCGGTCCAACGGGCCGGCCAGAAGGCCGAGACGGACGGCGACGACGAGGCCCCGAAGGGCGGACGGGCGGCACGCCGGGCCGCGGCCCGGTCCGGGAGCGCGGCGGTGGCCGGCGCCGCCGCGGGCCGGCGGCGGCCCAAGCCGAAGAGGTCGGCGAAGCGGAAGGCGCTGTACTGGACGGCCGGGGTGGTGGGGTTCGTCCTCGTCGCCGGCTGCGGCACCGCGTACGTCCTCCTCCAGCAACTGGACGGCAACATCAAGAAGGTTGACGTCGGCGAGGAGAACTCGGCGGTCACCGACGGCCCGGTGAACCTCCTGGTCATCGGCACCGACGCGCGCACCGGCAAGGGCGACACCGGCTACGGCGACACCGGCAGCCTCGGGCACGCGGACACCACGATCCTGATCCACGTCTCCAAGGACCGTTCCAACGCCTCGGCGTTGAGCATCCCGCGCGACCTGATCACCGACATCCCGGACTGCCCGACGAAGCAGCCGGACGGCTCGACCAAGGTCATCCCCGGGCAGCAGCAGGTGCGGTTCAACACCAGCCTGGGCCAGGAGGGTCGGGACCCGGGCTGCACCTGGCGCACCGTGGAGAAGCTGACCGGGCTGAAGGTCAACCACTTCATGATGGCGGACTTCAACGCCGTCAAGGACCTCTCGGACGCGGTGGACGGCGTCGAGGTGTGCGCGGGCAAGGACATAAACGACCCCAAGTCGCACCTGAAGTTGACGGCCGGTCGGCACGTGGTCAAGGGCGAGCAGGCGCTGGCGTTCGTGCGGACCCGGCACGCGGTGGGCACCGGCAGCGACCTGAGCCGGATCGAGTTGCAGCAGCAGTTCGTCGGGTCGCTGATCCGGAAGCTGAAGTCGAGCACGTTCAGCAGCCCGGGGAAGCTGCTGGACGTGGCGCAGGCGGCGACCAAGGCGTTGACGGTGGACACCGGCATCGGCAGCGCGTCGAAGCTGCTGGGCTTCGGCAACGACCTGAAGCAGGTGGACCTGGAGAAGATCACCTTCGCCACCGTCCCGGTGCTGGACAACCCGCGGGACAAGGCGACCGTCGTGCTGGACACCGCCAAGGCCGATCCGCTGTTCAAGATGGTGCAGCAGGACCACCCGTTGGCCAAGGGGGCCGGGAAGGGCGGCGGCGCGAAGAAGGACGCGGCGCCGGTGAAGAAGGCACCGCCGGAGCTGGTGCGGGTCGATGTGTCCAACGGGGGCGGGCCGTTCGGCGCGGCCCAGGAGACCGTGGACTGGCTGCAGAACTCCAAGGCGGCGCGGCTGTCCACCAACGCCGGCAACGCGCCGGAGAAGTTGGCCGCGACGCGGCTGGAGTACGCGCCCAACCAGGCCGACCAGGCCGCCACGTTGGCCGAGTGGATGGGGCTGCCCAAGAGCGCGCTGAAGAAGACCGGCGCGGACGCCGGCGCGCGGGTCCCGATGAAGCTGGTGCTGGGCAAGGACTTCACCGCGCCGGGTTCACCGATCGAGGCGCCGGACGAAACCCCGGACGGGGTGCAGCACGTCAGCGCAGGTGACAAGAACATCTGCGCGAAGTAG